From Astyanax mexicanus isolate ESR-SI-001 chromosome 16, AstMex3_surface, whole genome shotgun sequence, one genomic window encodes:
- the sv2ba gene encoding synaptic vesicle glycoprotein 2Ba, with amino-acid sequence MDDPYQNNVQGETYPTYGEGGQDGYPYQTDYPPQEEDAASDATEGHDEDEQMYEGEYQGVPHPDEIKEARRAARREARLKAKLAALEEEESLADQYESIMEDCGHGRFQWTLFTVLGLALMADGVECFVVAFALPSAEKDMCLSNANKGLLGLIVYVGMMIGAVLWGGLADKLGRRQCLLYALAINCIFSFLSSFAQGYGFFLFFRLCSGIGIGGTIPIVYTYYAEFLQMDKRGEHLSWLCLFWMLGGVYASFTAWGIIPHYGWGFSMGTEFQFHSWRVFVLVCFLPSVVALAGLVFMPESPRYLLENARHDEAWMILRQVHDTNWKAKGEPQKVFEVTQIKTPQTQDDDFIEIQSETGTAFQRFTVRQVALIKQVMKNLMSLAAPDVRLHGLFVGIVWFTMAFSYYGLAVWFPDQIKYLQFEEYESNVKLFHRERVERFHFNFTLQNQVHREGDYIHDRFVDIEIKNVKFEDSLFENCYFENIRSTETFFENCTLKNTMFYNTDLWKDSKFIDCKFTNTSFHHPKKGCHLNYQEENDVLIYLVCFLGSLSVIPGNILAGLLMDKIGRIKIIGGSMLVSSGCTFFLFLCFNPGSVITFQCLFFAASAAAWNGIEVITVELYPASKRATAFGVLNGLCKLAAIVSTFIFSKFVAVTKIIPILLSFSALVCGGLLSFKLPETREVILQ; translated from the exons ATGGACGACCCTTACCAAAACAATGTGCAAGGAGAAACCTACCCTACCTATGGAGAAGGAGGTCAGGATGGATATCCCTACCAGACTGACTATCCTCCCCAGGAGGAAGATGCAGCCAGTGATGCCACAGAGGGTCATGATGAGGACGAACAAATGTACGAGGGCGAGTACCAGGGCGTTCCTCACCCTGATGAAATCAAGGAGGCCCGTAGAGCCGCTCGGCGGGAGGCCAGGTTGAAGGCTAAACTGGCAGctctggaggaggaggagtcGCTAGCGGACCAGTACGAGAGCATCATGGAGGACTGCGGTCACGGACGCTTCCAGTGGACCCTCTTCACCGTACTGGGCCTGGCACTCATGGCTGATGGCGTTGAATGCTTCGTCGTGGCCTTCGCCCTGCCCAGTGCTGAGAAGGACATGTGCCTGTCAAACGCCAACAAAGGCCTGCTGG gtctgATTGTCTATGTGGGGATGATGATAGGAGCAGTCCTGTGGGGTGGTCTGGCTGATAAGCTAGGCCGTCGTCAGTGTCTCCTCTATGCTCTGGCCATCAACTGCATCTTCTCCTTCCTCTCCTCCTTCGCTCAGGGCTAcggcttcttcctcttcttcagaCTCTGCTCTGGAATTGG AATAGGTGGCACCATCCCCATCGTGTACACATACTACGCAGAGTTCCTGCAGATGGATAAGCGTGGAGAGCACCTGAGCTGGCTGTGTCTGTTCTGGATGCTGGGCGGCGTGTACGCTTCCTTCACTGCCTGGGGAATCATCCCTCATTACG gcTGGGGATTCAGTATGGGCACTGAGTTCCAGTTCCACAGCTGGAGAGTGTTTGTGCTGGTGTGTTTCCTGCCCTCGGTGGTTGCTCTTGCTGGACTCGTGTTTATGCCAGAGAGTCCCCGATACCTGCTGGAG AATGCGAGGCATGATGAAGCCTGGATGATCCTGCGGCAGGTCCACGACACCAACTGGAAGGCCAAGGGAGAACCACAGAAAGTGTTTGAA GTCACCCAGATTAAAACACCCCAAACTCAGGATGATGATTTCATTGAGATTCAGAGTGAGACGGGCACTGCCTTCCAGAGGTTCACAGTCAGGCAGGTGGCCCTCATTAAGCAG GTGATGAAGAATTTGATGTCTCTTGCTGCTCCTGACGTGCGACTCCATGGCTTGTTCGTTGGCATTGTTTGGTTTACAATGGCCTTTAG TTATTATGGTCTGGCAGTGTGGTTCCCCGATCAGATTAAATACCTGCAGTTTGAAGAGTACGAGTCTAACGTGAAGCTGTTTCACCGAGAGAGGGTCGAACGCTTTCATTTCAACTTCACTCTTCAGAATCAGGTTCACAGAGAGGGCGACTACATCCACGACAG GTTTGTcgatatagaaataaaaaacgtGAAGTTTGAAGACTCCCTGTTTGAAAACTGTTATTTCGAGAACATCAGATCCACAGAGACGTTCTTCGAGAACTGCACTCTTAAGAACACTATGTTCTACAACACCG ATCTGTGGAAAGATTCAAAGTTCATTGACTGCAAGTTCACCAACACTTCATTTCACCATCCCAAGAAAGGCTGCCATCTGAACTACCAGGAAGAAAACGACGTCCTGATCTATTTAGTGTGCTTTCTGGGCAGCTTGTCTGTTATACCAGGAAACATCCTAGCAGGTCTGCTTATGGATAAGATTGGAAGAATCAAAATTATAG gTGGCTCCATGCTGGTATCTTCTGGCTGTACATTCTTCCTGTTCCTCTGCTTTAACCCGGGTTCTGTAATAACCTTCCAGTGCCTCTTCTTTGCAGCATCTGCAGCAGCCTGGAATGGGATAGAAGTGATAACAGTGGAACTCTATCCAGCCTCaaagag AGCGACTGCTTTTGGTGTCCTCAACGGTTTATGTAAGCTGGCAGCCATTGTCAGCACCTTCATCTTCTCCAAGTTTGTAGCGGTCACCAAGATCATCCCCATCCTGCTGTCCTTCTCAGCGCTGGTGTGTGGAGGACTGCTCTCCTTCAAGCTTCCAGAGACACGGGAGGTCATCCTCCAATAG